In the genome of Schistocerca piceifrons isolate TAMUIC-IGC-003096 chromosome X, iqSchPice1.1, whole genome shotgun sequence, one region contains:
- the LOC124722735 gene encoding arginine-glutamic acid dipeptide repeats protein-like, which produces MPVSPAAHQRLDTTTVHYPQRCQCSPPPHWRAPLPSALGGASDALRPSGRHHCPSGASVACRPPGCHQCPQPVEMLVTPATRRPPGHHHWPLPLVVPVPPAAPMYATTAHHPWRCQCLSPPQWMPPLPAIPGSASAALHRPGRHHCPQWCQCHPLPPWKAPLPSAPGSASAALHPPRHHHCPQQCQCHLLPPWKCQCHPLPPWKAPLPSAPGSASAALSPPGRHSAASATRCPPGKHHYLLPLAVPVLPSAPLDATTDPSSASATHCPPGRHHSLVPLVVPRLPFAPLDATTAPSGASATRCPPGRHHCLVPLAVPVLPSAPLDATTAPSGSSATRCPLEGTTA; this is translated from the exons ATGCCAGTATCGCCTGCTGCCCACCAGCGCCTGGACACCACCACTGTCCACTACCCCCAGCGGTGCCAGTGCAGCCCGCCGCCCCATTGGAGGGCACCACTACCTAGTGCCCTTGGTGGTGCCAGTGATGCCCTCCGCCCCTCTGGACGCCACCACTGCCCCAGTGGTGCCAGTGTTGCCTGCCGTCCTCCTGGATGCCACCAGTGTCCGCAGCCCGTGGAGATGCTAGTGACACCTGCCACCCGCCGCCCTCCTGGGCACCACCACTGGCCACTGCCCCTGGTGGTGCCAGTGCCACCCGCCGCCCCCATGTATGCCACCACTGCCCACCACCCCTGGAGATGCCAGTGCCTCTCGCCGCCCCAGTGGATGCCACCACTGCCCGCCATCCCCGGCAGTGCCAGTGCTGCCCTCCACCGCCCTGGACGCCACCACTGCCCCCAGTGGTGCCAGTGCCACCCGCTGCCCCCCTGGAAGGCACCACTGCCTAGTGCCCCTGGCAGTGCCAGTGCTGCCCTCCACCCCCCTAGACACCACCACTGCCCCCAGCAGTGCCAGTGCCACCTGCTGCCCCCATGGAAG TGCCAGTGCCACCCGCTGCCCCCCTGGAAGGCACCACTGCCTAGTGCCCCAGGCAGTGCCAGTGCTGCCCTCAGCCCCCCTGGACGCCACAGCGCTGCCAGTGCTACCCGCTGCCCCCCTGGAAAGCACCACTACCTATTGCCTCTGGCAGTGCCAGTGCTGCCCTCCGCCCCCCTGGACGCCACCACTGACCCCAGCAGTGCCAGTGCCACCCACTGCCCCCCTGGAAGGCACCACTCCCTAGTGCCCCTGGTGGTGCCAAGGCTGCCCTTCGCCCCCCTGGACGCCACCACTGCCCCCAGCGGTGCCAGTGCCACCCGCTGCCCCCCTGGAAGGCACCACTGCCTAGTGCCCCTGGCAGTGCCAGTGCTGCCCTCCGCCCCCCTGGATGCCACCACTGCCCCCAGCGGTTCCAGTGCTACCCGCTGCCCCCTGGAAGGCACCACTGCCTAG